Proteins encoded within one genomic window of Candidatus Omnitrophota bacterium:
- the nagA gene encoding N-acetylglucosamine-6-phosphate deacetylase yields MPRHIYIINAKIISKGALLKGAAVLISGTKIASLGKKTALCKNSLSINAKGCFVSPGFIDTHIHGDPERVFLNEIRSGTTSIMPALSCDSFANIFKKIDRIKTFAGEEPFGPNVLGIRIEGPYINKSKAGAQDKRYIRKPDAKELAKILKRCGRSLKIMTVAPELKGTLQAIRILKAKKVIASIGHSAATYEEAIAGIDAGVSHATHTFNAMSGKEAPKTGAVGAALADERVTAEVIPDLVHVRETLLRLLLKTKIADRIILITDSVRAEAADKSYPQCSGRLNVRYCRGGADGGVYRLKDGRLAGSCLTMIEAIKNAVSAGALSVPDAVRLATENPARLLGLQRRKGTIAKGMDADIVVFDKNFDVKMTIIRGEIVYRKKTRGEKCAE; encoded by the coding sequence ATGCCGCGTCATATATATATCATTAATGCTAAAATTATATCAAAGGGCGCCCTTCTAAAAGGCGCGGCGGTTTTGATAAGCGGGACAAAGATCGCGTCCTTAGGTAAAAAGACCGCTCTCTGCAAGAATTCGCTATCGATCAACGCCAAGGGCTGTTTCGTTTCTCCGGGTTTTATAGATACTCATATCCACGGGGATCCTGAACGCGTATTTCTTAACGAAATAAGATCGGGCACCACATCTATAATGCCGGCGCTGTCATGCGACAGCTTCGCTAATATATTTAAAAAAATAGACAGGATAAAGACTTTTGCCGGCGAGGAACCCTTCGGGCCGAACGTGCTCGGCATCAGGATAGAAGGCCCCTATATAAATAAATCGAAGGCCGGCGCGCAGGACAAGCGCTATATAAGAAAACCCGACGCAAAAGAGCTTGCAAAGATCTTAAAAAGATGCGGCCGGTCTTTGAAGATCATGACCGTGGCGCCGGAATTGAAAGGCACCCTGCAGGCAATAAGGATATTAAAGGCTAAAAAAGTAATAGCGTCGATCGGCCACTCGGCCGCTACTTATGAAGAGGCGATAGCGGGCATAGACGCAGGCGTAAGCCACGCGACCCATACATTTAACGCCATGAGCGGCAAGGAAGCGCCGAAGACCGGCGCGGTGGGGGCCGCGCTCGCGGATGAAAGGGTAACGGCTGAAGTCATCCCGGACCTAGTCCACGTGCGCGAAACGCTGCTAAGGTTGCTGCTAAAGACGAAGATCGCTGACAGGATAATCCTGATCACGGATTCTGTGCGGGCCGAAGCCGCAGACAAAAGTTATCCACAATGTAGCGGACGTTTAAACGTCCGCTACTGCAGGGGTGGGGCCGACGGCGGTGTTTACAGATTAAAGGATGGAAGGCTCGCCGGCTCATGCCTTACCATGATAGAGGCGATAAAGAACGCGGTATCGGCGGGCGCTCTCTCTGTGCCGGACGCGGTGCGGCTTGCGACGGAAAATCCGGCCAGGCTTTTGGGCCTTCAGCGGAGAAAAGGAACGATCGCAAAAGGCATGGACGCGGATATCGTGGTATTTGATAAAAATTTCGATGTTAAGATGACGATTATTAGAGGTGAGATAGTTTACAGAAAAAAGACGCGAGGGGAAAAATGTGCGGAATAG
- the glmS gene encoding glutamine--fructose-6-phosphate transaminase (isomerizing), giving the protein MCGIVGYIGGRSAQDILLKGLSRLEYRGYDSAGVATIKGGNINTVKRMGKLKVLIDELKDNPAEGKIGIGHTRWATHGAPSDVNAHPHLDCAGKIAVVHNGIVENYLELKKQLARQGHKFISETDTEVIAHLIEKFYKGDLEKAVLKTVRLLKGSYALAVIHRDEPSRLVGARCDSPLIVGLGDGENFLASDVPAVLDYTDKVMYLENHEVINLTKEGVTVKDLSGRIIHKRPSTINWDIKQAEKSGYEHFMLKEIFEQGEIVEHILDERLKKGSVVFEELKIGPADFKRFKKIAIVACGTAYHAGLTGKYMLEEYAGISCWVDTSSEFRYRNPMVDKDTLVIIVSQSGETADSLAALREAKKRGAKVLGICNVLGSSIAREAHGVIYTHAGPEIAVASTKAYTAQLTIFYLITLYLAKLRKAAKPAALNSFIREFKKVPRLMDELLSEYRSGNNMLAAYAQEFRRYYIEKQHKSYFLYLARNINYPNALEGALKLKEISYISAEGYPAGEMKHGPIALIDENPWVVCIAVKSKTYDKMLSNIQEIKARSGIVIAIATEGDKEILHHNINYLIEVPEINELFSPLLVVIPLQLLAYYVAKEFGYDIDQPRNLAKSVTVE; this is encoded by the coding sequence ATGTGCGGAATAGTCGGATACATAGGTGGTAGATCGGCGCAGGACATTTTGCTTAAAGGGTTGAGCCGGCTGGAATACAGGGGTTACGATTCAGCAGGCGTTGCCACTATAAAAGGCGGCAATATAAATACTGTTAAGAGGATGGGCAAGCTAAAGGTGCTTATCGACGAACTTAAGGACAACCCGGCGGAAGGGAAGATCGGCATAGGCCATACAAGATGGGCGACCCACGGCGCTCCGAGCGACGTAAACGCCCACCCCCATCTCGATTGCGCGGGGAAGATCGCCGTAGTCCATAACGGTATAGTAGAGAACTATCTGGAGCTCAAGAAGCAGCTTGCGAGACAGGGCCATAAATTCATATCCGAGACAGATACCGAGGTGATCGCGCACCTGATAGAAAAATTCTATAAGGGCGACCTGGAGAAGGCCGTCCTTAAGACCGTCAGGCTGTTGAAGGGATCATATGCGCTCGCCGTGATACATAGAGATGAACCATCCCGGCTTGTAGGCGCGAGATGCGATTCCCCTCTCATCGTAGGCCTGGGCGACGGCGAGAATTTTTTGGCGAGCGATGTCCCCGCAGTGCTTGACTATACGGATAAGGTCATGTATCTGGAGAACCACGAGGTGATAAACCTGACAAAAGAGGGCGTTACGGTGAAGGACCTGTCCGGCCGCATTATACACAAGAGGCCTTCGACCATAAATTGGGATATCAAACAGGCGGAAAAATCCGGATACGAACATTTCATGCTGAAAGAGATATTCGAACAGGGCGAGATCGTAGAGCATATCCTGGATGAAAGGCTGAAGAAAGGCTCTGTGGTATTCGAAGAACTTAAGATAGGGCCGGCCGATTTCAAGCGGTTCAAAAAGATAGCTATAGTAGCGTGCGGCACGGCGTATCACGCCGGGCTTACCGGAAAATATATGCTTGAAGAATATGCCGGCATATCATGCTGGGTCGATACGTCGAGCGAGTTCCGTTATCGCAATCCGATGGTCGATAAAGATACGCTCGTTATTATCGTTTCGCAATCCGGAGAGACCGCTGACAGCCTTGCTGCGTTGAGAGAAGCAAAGAAGAGGGGGGCCAAGGTCCTCGGCATATGTAATGTGCTGGGAAGCTCGATAGCCAGAGAAGCGCACGGGGTAATCTATACTCACGCGGGGCCGGAAATAGCCGTCGCGTCGACGAAAGCCTACACGGCGCAGCTCACCATCTTTTACCTGATAACGCTCTACCTCGCGAAATTGAGAAAGGCCGCTAAGCCCGCGGCGCTCAACTCTTTTATCAGGGAATTCAAAAAAGTGCCGCGCCTCATGGACGAACTGCTCTCCGAATACAGGTCCGGCAATAACATGCTGGCGGCGTACGCCCAGGAGTTCCGTAGATATTATATCGAAAAACAGCATAAGTCCTACTTCCTGTATCTCGCGCGCAATATAAATTATCCCAATGCCCTTGAGGGCGCATTGAAGCTTAAAGAGATATCTTATATAAGCGCCGAAGGGTATCCCGCGGGCGAGATGAAGCACGGCCCCATAGCGTTGATAGACGAAAACCCGTGGGTCGTCTGCATAGCGGTCAAATCGAAGACATACGACAAGATGCTCTCCAATATACAGGAGATAAAAGCGAGGTCCGGGATAGTGATCGCGATAGCGACCGAAGGCGACAAAGAGATACTTCACCACAATATAAACTACCTGATCGAGGTGCCGGAAATAAACGAGCTCTTCTCTCCGCTTTTAGTGGTTATACCGTTGCAGCTTCTGGCATACTACGTAGCTAAAGAGTTCGGATACGATATAGACCAGCCGCGTAATTTGGCTAAGTCGGTGACCGTAGAGTAG